In Actinomyces radicidentis, one genomic interval encodes:
- the dapF gene encoding diaminopimelate epimerase: MTTAPGLVGHELIKGNGTRNDFLLLVDPEREVAVSPADVAAVCDRHGGFGADGFVRVVRTAALPGAEDFAQAVPEAEWFMDYYNADGSVAEMCGNASRLFAAVLDAEGLRPTADGESLTIGTRGGARTITRIGDLWTVDMGPARLTRPAGAEADVDTEGWDTAVDVPGLDGERAALSIEMPNPHTVVALADEDELDAALFAGLTDSDAPGYEPLPPEGTNLELVVPLGEEVDEETGERIGVARMRVLERGVGETLSCGTGCCAVAVALHEWVGPQAPTDYRLLVPGGEIGVHVGEDPWADGATVLLTGPAEITGRVTVS; the protein is encoded by the coding sequence ATGACCACCGCCCCCGGCCTCGTGGGCCACGAGCTCATCAAGGGCAACGGCACGCGCAACGACTTCCTCCTGCTCGTCGACCCCGAGCGGGAGGTCGCCGTGTCCCCGGCCGACGTCGCCGCCGTCTGCGACCGCCACGGCGGCTTCGGCGCCGACGGCTTCGTCCGCGTCGTGCGCACCGCCGCCCTGCCCGGCGCCGAGGACTTCGCGCAGGCGGTCCCGGAGGCCGAGTGGTTCATGGACTACTACAACGCGGACGGCTCCGTCGCCGAGATGTGCGGCAACGCCTCGCGCCTCTTCGCCGCCGTCCTCGACGCCGAGGGCCTGCGCCCCACCGCCGACGGCGAGTCCCTCACCATCGGCACCCGCGGCGGCGCCCGCACCATCACGCGGATCGGTGACCTCTGGACCGTCGACATGGGGCCGGCCCGCCTCACCCGCCCCGCCGGCGCCGAGGCCGACGTCGACACCGAGGGCTGGGACACGGCCGTCGACGTCCCCGGCCTCGACGGCGAGCGCGCCGCCCTCAGCATCGAGATGCCGAACCCGCACACCGTCGTCGCCCTCGCCGACGAGGACGAGCTCGACGCCGCCCTCTTCGCCGGCCTCACCGACTCCGACGCCCCCGGCTACGAGCCGCTCCCGCCCGAGGGCACCAACCTCGAGCTCGTCGTGCCGCTGGGCGAGGAGGTCGACGAGGAGACCGGCGAGCGGATCGGCGTGGCCCGCATGCGCGTCCTCGAGCGCGGCGTGGGGGAGACGCTCTCCTGCGGGACCGGCTGCTGCGCCGTCGCCGTCGCCCTCCACGAGTGGGTCGGCCCCCAGGCGCCCACCGACTACCGCCTCCTCGTCCCCGGCGGCGAGATCGGCGTCCACGTCGGCGAGGACCCCTGGGCCGACGGCGCCACCGTCCTGCTCACCGGCCCCGCCGAGATCACCGGGCGCGTCACCGTCTCCTGA
- a CDS encoding YbjN domain-containing protein: MSQRGNGSPGGRRPGLSAFIARLLGKQWDQRVPASEDRSTADSGRAARDGAERPQPGAGVEANDEELLGDDDVVTVRGSVHDLLATVGRDARPNRAERPDLTAPLTLDRVEAMLTGPLGYGVQRHVEGGHPCLLGTWDGFPFVIEVPDGHEGWLLVSGDWQEPAREGERDEIAASVNDWNRDKFFPTVAIVDTDAGALVRATYLTDLTAGVSDKQLRLHLDTALSACTQALSHIGPLLPEL, translated from the coding sequence ATGAGCCAGCGAGGCAACGGAAGCCCCGGCGGTCGCCGCCCGGGCCTGAGCGCCTTCATCGCCCGACTCCTCGGCAAGCAGTGGGACCAGCGCGTCCCCGCCTCCGAGGACCGCTCCACCGCCGACTCCGGCCGCGCCGCGCGCGACGGGGCCGAGCGACCCCAGCCCGGCGCCGGCGTCGAGGCCAACGACGAGGAGCTCCTCGGGGACGACGACGTCGTCACCGTCCGCGGCTCCGTCCACGACCTCCTCGCCACCGTCGGCCGCGACGCCCGACCGAACCGCGCCGAGCGCCCCGACCTCACCGCCCCGCTCACCCTCGACCGCGTCGAGGCCATGCTCACCGGCCCGCTCGGCTACGGCGTCCAGCGCCACGTCGAGGGCGGGCACCCCTGCCTGCTCGGCACCTGGGACGGCTTCCCCTTCGTCATCGAGGTCCCCGACGGGCACGAGGGCTGGCTCCTCGTCTCCGGCGACTGGCAGGAGCCCGCCCGCGAGGGCGAGCGCGACGAGATCGCCGCCAGCGTCAACGACTGGAACCGCGACAAGTTCTTCCCGACCGTCGCCATCGTCGACACCGACGCCGGCGCCCTCGTGCGGGCCACCTACCTCACCGACCTCACCGCAGGGGTGAGCGACAAGCAGCTGCGCCTCCACCTGGACACCGCGCTGTCCGCCTGCACGCAGGCTCTGTCCCACATCGGCCCGCTCCTGCCCGAGCTGTGA
- a CDS encoding class I SAM-dependent methyltransferase, translating into MSEHYFTASPATPAEERSHVFEIRGREHRVTTASGVFSADRLDKGTQVLLGHVPEPPESGTLLDLGCGWGPIALALADAAPAATVLATDVNERSLVLAARNAADAGHKTVRAVEAGALLTELRESGQRLDLIWSNPPVRVGKEALHRLMLDWLPLLAEDGEAWLVVGKNLGADSLTTWLGTQGYQVERAASSKGFRVLRVTR; encoded by the coding sequence GTGAGCGAGCACTACTTCACCGCCTCCCCCGCGACGCCCGCCGAGGAGCGCAGCCACGTCTTCGAGATCCGCGGGCGCGAGCACCGGGTGACGACGGCTTCGGGCGTCTTCTCCGCGGATCGCCTCGACAAGGGCACGCAGGTCCTGCTCGGCCACGTCCCCGAGCCGCCCGAGTCCGGCACCCTCCTCGACCTGGGCTGCGGCTGGGGCCCGATCGCCCTGGCGCTGGCCGACGCCGCTCCGGCGGCGACGGTCCTCGCCACGGACGTCAACGAGCGCTCCCTCGTGCTGGCCGCGCGCAACGCCGCCGACGCCGGGCACAAGACGGTGCGCGCCGTCGAGGCCGGGGCCCTCCTGACCGAGCTGCGCGAGTCGGGGCAGCGCCTCGACCTCATCTGGTCGAACCCGCCGGTGCGCGTCGGCAAGGAGGCCCTCCACCGGCTCATGCTGGACTGGCTGCCGCTGCTCGCCGAGGACGGCGAGGCCTGGCTCGTCGTCGGGAAGAACCTCGGGGCGGACTCGCTCACCACCTGGCTCGGCACCCAGGGCTACCAGGTGGAGAGGGCGGCCTCCTCCAAGGGCTTCCGCGTCCTGCGCGTCACCCGCTGA
- a CDS encoding MFS transporter, which produces MPTPPQPQPAASRDVAMTGEQKRVLTVLLIPTFVALLAVSSINVVLPTLRTDLHASTAGIQWIISGYTLVFGILLVPAGRAGDVVGRARLFVIGLTLFGLGSLGAGLAPSILLLNMARVVMGIGSGLLNPQVTGMIQRYYHGVVRGKAFGMFGGVVGVSVAFGPVLAGLLVQVLGTDWGWRTSFLFNVPIALGGAWAAWKVLPSSAWTGTAEAPEPGSPRRRRLDLDPVGMVLLGVTILLVLMPFIGTSDSVLRWLALPAAGLLLLGWVLWERAYERRGREPMVALELFTEKSFANGTLLIALYFMGSTSVWLVIAQYLQNGLGDSALKSGLMGIPAAVAGAVISPLLGRHVLRLGRPMVMWGMVGVALGVLSTAWVVHMVDTAGWSQWWMLASTFVIGAAGAFVVSPNQTLTLVDVPLRYAGAAGGVMQTGQRIGTAVGVAAITNLMYSVLPGNGWARAFIGSFELIAVIMLLAALVALVDILAARRDRRRPRIPAPGE; this is translated from the coding sequence GTGCCCACGCCCCCTCAGCCCCAGCCCGCGGCCTCCCGCGACGTCGCCATGACCGGCGAGCAGAAGCGCGTCCTCACGGTGCTCCTCATCCCGACCTTCGTCGCGCTGCTGGCCGTCTCCAGCATCAACGTCGTCCTGCCGACGCTGCGCACGGACCTGCACGCCTCCACCGCGGGCATCCAGTGGATCATCTCCGGCTACACGCTGGTCTTCGGGATCCTCCTCGTGCCCGCGGGACGCGCCGGCGACGTCGTCGGCCGCGCCAGGCTCTTCGTCATCGGCCTCACCCTGTTCGGGCTCGGCTCCCTGGGCGCCGGCCTGGCGCCCTCGATCCTCCTGCTCAACATGGCGCGCGTCGTCATGGGCATCGGCTCGGGGCTCCTCAACCCGCAGGTCACCGGCATGATCCAGCGGTACTACCACGGCGTCGTCCGCGGCAAGGCCTTCGGCATGTTCGGAGGCGTCGTCGGCGTGTCGGTCGCCTTCGGGCCGGTGCTCGCCGGGCTCCTCGTCCAGGTCCTCGGCACCGACTGGGGCTGGCGCACGAGCTTCCTCTTCAACGTGCCCATCGCGCTGGGTGGTGCCTGGGCCGCCTGGAAGGTGCTCCCGTCCAGCGCCTGGACCGGGACCGCTGAGGCGCCCGAGCCCGGCAGCCCCCGGCGCCGCCGCCTCGACCTCGACCCGGTCGGCATGGTGCTGCTCGGGGTCACCATCCTCCTCGTCCTCATGCCCTTCATCGGGACCTCGGACAGCGTCCTGCGCTGGCTCGCCCTGCCCGCCGCCGGGCTCCTCCTGCTCGGCTGGGTCCTGTGGGAGCGCGCCTACGAGCGCCGCGGCCGCGAGCCCATGGTGGCGCTCGAGCTCTTCACCGAGAAGTCCTTCGCCAACGGCACCCTCCTCATCGCCCTGTACTTCATGGGCTCGACCTCCGTGTGGCTCGTCATCGCCCAGTACCTCCAGAACGGCCTCGGCGACTCCGCACTCAAGTCCGGACTCATGGGCATCCCGGCCGCGGTCGCGGGCGCCGTCATCTCCCCGCTGCTCGGGCGGCACGTCCTGCGCCTCGGCCGCCCTATGGTCATGTGGGGCATGGTCGGCGTCGCCCTCGGCGTCCTCTCGACCGCCTGGGTGGTGCACATGGTCGACACGGCCGGCTGGAGCCAGTGGTGGATGCTCGCCTCCACCTTCGTCATCGGTGCCGCCGGCGCCTTCGTCGTCTCCCCGAACCAGACGCTCACCCTCGTCGACGTGCCGCTGCGGTACGCGGGCGCCGCGGGCGGCGTCATGCAGACCGGTCAGCGCATCGGGACGGCCGTCGGCGTCGCCGCCATCACGAACCTCATGTACTCCGTGCTCCCGGGCAACGGCTGGGCGAGGGCCTTCATCGGCTCCTTCGAGCTCATCGCCGTCATCATGCTGCTCGCCGCCCTCGTGGCGCTCGTCGACATCCTCGCGGCGCGGCGCGACCGCCGTCGCCCCCGCATCCCCGCGCCGGGGGAGTGA
- a CDS encoding CobW family GTP-binding protein: MSSRRPVPVIAVSGYLGAGKTTLLNHLLRTRGASLGVIINDFGDINVDAALVAGEVDEPVGISGGCLCCLPDAGGIDASLARLVRARADLDAIIIEASGVAEPENLARLLRSSASRSTRFAGLIEVVDALHESTTIDAGSEPPARYAAATLVAVTQTEHLEPADRDTEMARVRERVAARNRRAHVVEAPGGRLDPLLVLDVAQRPTPPGELPLAELVREARAEQHEHHGGHHHDHVHARSAGVPAGAPVDAGRLADLLETPPASAYRLKGTVDVAGPAAGEHRVRRYVVNAVAGRVHLTAEPAASPVSDPPTGLVAIGTALADDVEDRLADALAPAAAPSAAAGTARLERLRRRSA; encoded by the coding sequence GTGAGCAGTCGCCGGCCCGTCCCCGTCATCGCCGTCTCCGGGTACCTCGGCGCGGGAAAGACGACCCTCCTCAACCACCTCCTGCGCACGCGCGGCGCGAGCCTCGGCGTCATCATCAACGACTTCGGCGACATCAACGTCGACGCCGCCCTCGTCGCCGGGGAGGTCGACGAGCCCGTCGGGATCTCCGGCGGCTGCCTGTGCTGCCTGCCCGACGCCGGCGGCATCGACGCGAGCCTCGCTCGCCTCGTGCGCGCCCGCGCCGACCTCGACGCCATCATCATCGAGGCCTCCGGCGTCGCCGAGCCCGAGAACCTCGCCCGCCTCCTGCGCTCCTCCGCCTCCCGCTCCACCCGCTTCGCCGGTCTCATCGAGGTCGTCGACGCCCTCCACGAGTCCACCACCATCGACGCCGGCTCCGAGCCGCCCGCCCGCTACGCCGCGGCCACCCTCGTCGCCGTCACCCAGACCGAGCACCTCGAGCCCGCGGACCGCGACACCGAGATGGCGCGCGTACGCGAGCGCGTCGCCGCCCGCAACCGCCGCGCCCACGTCGTCGAGGCCCCCGGCGGGCGCCTCGACCCGCTCCTCGTCCTCGACGTCGCGCAGCGCCCGACCCCGCCCGGTGAGCTCCCGCTCGCCGAGCTCGTCCGCGAGGCCCGCGCCGAGCAGCACGAGCACCACGGCGGGCACCACCACGACCACGTCCACGCACGCTCCGCCGGCGTCCCGGCGGGCGCGCCCGTCGACGCCGGCCGCCTCGCCGACCTCCTCGAGACCCCGCCCGCCAGCGCCTACCGGCTCAAGGGCACCGTCGACGTCGCCGGCCCGGCGGCAGGGGAGCACCGCGTGCGCCGCTACGTCGTCAACGCCGTCGCCGGGCGCGTCCACCTCACCGCCGAGCCCGCCGCCTCACCGGTGAGCGACCCTCCCACGGGTCTCGTCGCCATCGGAACCGCCCTCGCCGACGACGTCGAGGACCGCCTCGCCGACGCCCTCGCACCGGCCGCGGCTCCCTCCGCCGCGGCCGGCACGGCTCGCCTCGAGCGCCTGCGCCGGCGGAGCGCCTGA
- a CDS encoding sensor histidine kinase: MTTAPNQQGDARRPRPWRTLASELLHALAIAALAVVGWLAIPVLHLAVPLLAEGERALVRATGAGAPAGRRPDEDRWPWLSGRVARAAFWRQDLPLVLGGALLGAGSFLVVGVGLAGAATMIASPFLASPQHPVSVDLGPHRHEAVGGAEVWWLVPAGLLVLALTAVLLLAIGRLRALMARALSRPDDEERLEDLSAEVGHLTAGRATLVDAFDAERARIERDLHDGAQQELVALTLSIGMARLHAERLAAARPDGAADDGADDARTALLADLDAAQDRAETALRALRETVHGIRPAVLTERGLAPALRDLAARAPLPTEVTITGAAADLDAVTSPVATAVYFAVSEALTNAARHAGDDATARVRLDVVPAGLTARVTDDGVGGADPDASGSTGLAGMAQRVESVGGSLTLSSPRGLGTTLTITAPLTPPWAAVGSGAAPESAEPGARMRP; this comes from the coding sequence ATGACCACGGCCCCGAACCAGCAGGGAGACGCGCGACGCCCACGACCGTGGAGGACCCTCGCGAGCGAGCTCCTCCACGCCCTCGCCATCGCCGCGCTCGCGGTCGTCGGCTGGCTCGCGATCCCCGTCCTCCACCTCGCAGTGCCGCTCCTCGCCGAGGGCGAGCGCGCCCTCGTCCGCGCGACCGGGGCCGGGGCGCCCGCGGGACGGCGTCCGGACGAGGACCGCTGGCCCTGGCTCTCCGGGCGTGTCGCCCGGGCCGCCTTCTGGCGCCAGGACCTGCCCCTCGTCCTCGGCGGCGCGCTGCTCGGAGCCGGCTCCTTCCTCGTCGTCGGCGTCGGGCTCGCGGGCGCCGCGACGATGATCGCAAGCCCCTTCCTCGCCTCGCCGCAGCACCCCGTCAGCGTGGACCTCGGCCCTCACCGCCACGAGGCCGTCGGCGGAGCCGAGGTGTGGTGGCTCGTCCCCGCCGGGCTGCTCGTGCTCGCGCTGACCGCGGTGCTGCTCCTGGCGATCGGACGGCTGCGCGCCCTCATGGCCCGCGCCCTGTCCCGCCCCGACGACGAGGAGCGCCTCGAGGATCTCTCCGCGGAGGTCGGGCACCTCACGGCCGGGCGCGCCACCCTCGTCGACGCCTTCGACGCCGAGCGGGCCCGCATCGAGCGGGACCTCCACGACGGCGCCCAGCAGGAGCTCGTCGCCCTCACCCTGAGCATCGGCATGGCACGCCTGCACGCCGAGCGGCTCGCCGCGGCGAGGCCCGACGGTGCGGCCGATGACGGCGCCGACGACGCCCGCACCGCCCTCCTCGCCGACCTCGACGCCGCCCAGGACCGCGCGGAGACCGCTCTGCGGGCCCTGCGCGAGACCGTCCACGGCATCCGCCCGGCCGTCCTCACCGAGCGCGGCCTCGCACCGGCCCTCCGCGACCTCGCTGCGCGCGCCCCGCTGCCCACGGAGGTCACGATCACGGGCGCCGCGGCCGACCTCGACGCCGTCACCTCCCCGGTCGCCACCGCCGTCTACTTCGCCGTCTCCGAGGCCCTCACCAACGCCGCCCGTCACGCTGGCGACGACGCGACCGCCCGCGTCCGCCTCGACGTCGTCCCGGCGGGTCTCACGGCGAGAGTCACCGACGACGGCGTCGGCGGCGCCGACCCGGACGCGTCCGGTTCCACGGGCCTGGCCGGGATGGCTCAGCGCGTCGAGTCCGTCGGCGGGAGCCTCACCCTCAGCTCCCCGAGGGGCCTCGGCACCACCCTCACCATCACCGCGCCCCTCACCCCGCCGTGGGCCGCGGTCGGCTCCGGCGCCGCCCCGGAGAGCGCCGAGCCGGGTGCGAGGATGCGCCCATGA
- a CDS encoding response regulator transcription factor has protein sequence MRIVLADDVALLREGLASLLAAAGHEVLAQAADADALRAEVARLASAGDLPDVVVTDVRMPPTGTDDGLRAAVDLRAEHPGLAVVVLSAYVAGPYLRDLLDGAGESAAAGAGGVGYLLKERVGRVADFLRSLELVAAGGVVVDPEVMARLVRPASDAEDRDDDGVPTDRRPASEPGAGDPAAARLLARLTPREEEVLALMAEGLSNAQVAERLVLSDGAVAKHVANVLAKLDLPPGEDNRRVRAVLTFLRARA, from the coding sequence ATGAGGATCGTGCTCGCCGACGACGTCGCCCTCCTGCGCGAGGGCCTCGCCAGCCTCCTGGCCGCCGCCGGGCACGAGGTCCTCGCCCAGGCCGCCGACGCCGACGCCCTGCGCGCCGAGGTCGCCCGCCTCGCGAGCGCCGGTGACCTGCCCGACGTCGTCGTCACCGACGTCCGCATGCCTCCCACCGGCACCGACGACGGCCTGCGCGCCGCCGTCGACCTGCGAGCCGAGCACCCCGGGCTCGCCGTCGTCGTCCTGTCCGCCTACGTCGCCGGCCCCTACCTGCGCGACCTGCTCGACGGCGCCGGGGAGTCCGCCGCGGCCGGCGCCGGGGGAGTGGGCTACCTGCTCAAGGAGCGCGTCGGGCGCGTCGCCGACTTCCTGCGCAGCCTCGAGCTGGTCGCGGCCGGCGGCGTCGTCGTCGACCCCGAGGTCATGGCGCGCCTCGTCCGCCCGGCGAGCGACGCGGAGGACCGAGACGACGACGGCGTCCCCACCGACCGCAGACCTGCTTCTGAGCCCGGCGCGGGCGACCCCGCAGCCGCCCGGCTGCTCGCGCGCCTCACGCCCCGCGAGGAGGAGGTCCTCGCCCTCATGGCCGAGGGGCTGTCCAACGCGCAGGTCGCCGAGCGTCTCGTCCTGTCCGACGGGGCCGTCGCCAAGCACGTCGCCAACGTCCTCGCCAAGCTCGACCTCCCGCCCGGCGAGGACAACCGCCGTGTGCGCGCCGTCCTCACCTTCCTGCGCGCCCGCGCCTGA
- the miaA gene encoding tRNA (adenosine(37)-N6)-dimethylallyltransferase MiaA has product MSTGTAGRPPVRVAVVGPTATGKSELALDLADALASAQGMPMGSGAEVSSEILNADASQLYRGMDVGTAKLPLPERRGYPHHQVDVLDVTDEANVAAYQTHALADLDAVAARGNRALVVGGSGLYTRAVTDALEFPGADPAVRAALEDRAGTEGTRRLWEELREADPEAGARIDRANTRKIVRALEVIAVTGRPFSATLPRYEDLVPTAHLALRPVDADGDTGAGRAALNTRIDARAAAMFDAGLVEETRALLELGLREGATARRAIGYAQAIGVIDGDLSLEQAVADTAQATRKLASRQIKWFRRDPRIRWLRPRVSADGAWLPGERERITDEALAIVTAADAGEPLPAAPWNADGEHEAHAASTAGRAGAGPAAVNA; this is encoded by the coding sequence GTGAGCACCGGAACCGCCGGGCGCCCCCCGGTGCGGGTCGCCGTCGTCGGTCCGACCGCCACCGGCAAGTCCGAGCTCGCCCTCGACCTCGCCGACGCCCTCGCCTCCGCGCAGGGGATGCCCATGGGATCCGGCGCCGAGGTCAGCTCCGAGATCCTGAATGCCGACGCCTCGCAGCTCTACCGCGGCATGGACGTCGGCACCGCCAAGCTGCCGCTGCCCGAGCGCCGCGGCTACCCGCACCACCAGGTCGACGTCCTCGACGTCACCGACGAGGCCAACGTCGCCGCCTACCAGACCCACGCCCTCGCCGACCTCGACGCCGTCGCAGCCCGCGGGAACCGCGCGCTCGTCGTCGGCGGCTCCGGCCTCTACACGCGCGCCGTCACCGACGCCCTCGAGTTCCCCGGCGCCGACCCCGCCGTGCGCGCCGCCCTCGAGGACCGCGCCGGGACCGAGGGGACCCGGCGCCTGTGGGAGGAGCTGCGCGAGGCCGACCCCGAGGCCGGCGCCCGGATCGACCGCGCCAACACCCGCAAGATCGTCCGCGCCCTCGAGGTCATCGCCGTCACCGGCCGGCCCTTCTCAGCCACCCTGCCCCGCTACGAGGACCTCGTCCCCACCGCCCACCTCGCCCTGCGCCCCGTCGACGCCGACGGCGACACCGGCGCCGGACGCGCCGCCCTCAACACCCGCATCGACGCCCGCGCCGCCGCCATGTTCGACGCCGGCCTCGTCGAGGAGACGCGCGCCCTCCTCGAGCTCGGCCTGCGCGAGGGCGCCACCGCCCGCCGCGCCATCGGCTACGCCCAGGCGATCGGGGTCATCGACGGCGATCTCAGCCTCGAGCAGGCCGTCGCCGACACCGCCCAGGCCACCCGCAAGCTCGCCAGCCGCCAGATCAAGTGGTTCCGCCGCGACCCCCGCATCCGCTGGCTCCGCCCCCGCGTCAGCGCCGACGGCGCCTGGCTGCCCGGCGAGCGCGAGCGGATCACCGACGAGGCCCTCGCGATCGTCACCGCCGCCGACGCCGGCGAGCCCCTCCCGGCCGCCCCCTGGAACGCCGACGGCGAGCACGAGGCGCACGCCGCATCCACCGCCGGACGAGCCGGGGCCGGACCCGCGGCCGTGAACGCCTAG
- a CDS encoding YbjN domain-containing protein — MDCVRNLGLRFFLDDEGDLGIPWRYVTVHAIFQDTRALQMRGVWHRIADTEHLAALRRLVEEWNATRIGPKAYLTIADGGVVRLHGEVTYPLEAGMTDAQLGDFIFTGCRLIVALMREAEELFPDPLRGALEP, encoded by the coding sequence ATGGACTGCGTGCGCAACCTCGGTCTGCGCTTCTTCCTCGACGACGAGGGAGACCTCGGCATCCCGTGGCGCTACGTCACCGTCCACGCCATCTTCCAGGACACCCGCGCCCTCCAGATGCGCGGCGTCTGGCACCGCATCGCCGACACCGAGCACCTCGCCGCCCTGCGGCGCCTCGTCGAGGAGTGGAACGCCACCCGCATCGGCCCCAAGGCCTACCTCACCATCGCCGACGGGGGCGTCGTCCGCCTCCACGGCGAGGTCACCTACCCCCTCGAGGCCGGCATGACCGACGCCCAGCTCGGCGACTTCATCTTCACCGGCTGCCGCCTCATCGTCGCCCTCATGCGCGAGGCCGAGGAGCTCTTCCCCGACCCCCTGCGCGGAGCCCTGGAGCCGTGA
- the brnQ gene encoding branched-chain amino acid transport system II carrier protein — protein MTSHTHAARPGRTSHGGTLTTGLMLFALFFGAGNLIFPPVLGASAGDHLPAVLAGFLATGVLLPLLAVIAVCTSGEGILGLARRVGPRFGVVMPLAVYLALGPLYAAPRVATVSYELATRPVLALLGVDPGGWALPVHSLVFYGLTIAVALSPTGLADRIGRWLTPALLVLLAVLCAVTIHGQAVVDRAPVPEYAASPVDTGLTQGYLTMDVLAASVFGIVVISALREQGRSSQGEVARSASLAGLLAAVLLAAVYVGLALIGRRTPGSDPSDGTALLRTASQASLGSTGVVVFAAIVVLACLTTSVGLLSSWAGYASTAWPRTGYRPQLLGATAVSFALALLGLQTILTIVSPLTLLLYPVAITLVAVTLVDAAAPGHLCTTYVWPVVCAGFLGAVSALSDLGLHAPSDLLAATGLWNDQTGWIVPTLVVGAVALVVDVRAGRWSTPASDLSGADGDVARAVAGMD, from the coding sequence ATGACCTCCCACACCCACGCCGCCCGCCCCGGGAGGACCTCCCACGGCGGCACCCTCACCACGGGCCTCATGCTCTTCGCCCTCTTCTTCGGAGCGGGCAACCTCATCTTCCCGCCCGTCCTCGGAGCCTCCGCCGGCGACCACCTGCCCGCGGTCCTGGCGGGCTTCCTCGCGACCGGCGTCCTCCTGCCGCTGCTCGCCGTCATCGCGGTGTGCACCTCCGGCGAGGGGATCCTCGGGCTCGCGCGGCGCGTCGGTCCGCGCTTCGGCGTCGTCATGCCGCTCGCCGTCTACCTCGCGCTCGGCCCCCTCTACGCCGCGCCCCGCGTCGCGACCGTCTCCTACGAGCTCGCCACGCGCCCCGTCCTCGCACTCCTCGGCGTCGACCCCGGCGGATGGGCCCTGCCGGTCCACAGCCTCGTCTTCTACGGCCTCACCATCGCCGTCGCGCTGAGCCCCACGGGCCTCGCCGACCGGATCGGACGGTGGCTCACCCCGGCCCTCCTCGTGCTCCTCGCCGTGCTGTGCGCCGTCACCATCCACGGCCAGGCCGTCGTCGACCGCGCTCCGGTCCCGGAGTACGCCGCCTCGCCGGTCGACACCGGCCTCACCCAGGGCTACCTCACGATGGACGTCCTGGCCGCCAGCGTCTTCGGCATCGTCGTCATCTCCGCGCTGCGCGAGCAGGGCCGCTCCTCCCAGGGCGAGGTGGCCCGGTCCGCGAGCCTCGCCGGCCTGCTCGCAGCCGTCCTCCTCGCCGCCGTCTACGTCGGCCTCGCCCTCATCGGGCGGCGCACCCCCGGCTCCGATCCCTCCGACGGCACCGCCCTCCTGCGCACCGCCTCCCAGGCCTCTCTCGGCAGCACGGGCGTCGTCGTCTTCGCCGCGATCGTCGTGCTCGCCTGCCTCACGACCTCCGTCGGGCTGCTGTCCTCCTGGGCCGGCTACGCCTCGACGGCCTGGCCGCGCACCGGCTACCGCCCCCAGCTCCTCGGCGCCACCGCGGTCTCCTTCGCCCTGGCGCTCCTGGGGCTCCAGACGATCCTCACGATCGTCTCGCCGTTGACGCTCCTGCTGTACCCGGTGGCCATCACTCTCGTCGCCGTCACCCTGGTCGACGCCGCCGCCCCCGGGCACCTGTGCACGACCTACGTGTGGCCGGTCGTCTGCGCCGGGTTCCTCGGCGCGGTCTCCGCGCTGAGCGACCTCGGCCTGCACGCGCCGAGCGACCTCCTGGCCGCCACGGGCCTCTGGAACGACCAGACGGGCTGGATCGTCCCGACGCTCGTCGTCGGCGCCGTCGCGCTCGTCGTGGACGTGCGCGCCGGGCGCTGGAGCACGCCCGCCTCCGACCTGTCGGGCGCGGACGGCGACGTCGCCCGCGCCGTCGCCGGCATGGACTGA